Genomic segment of Deltaproteobacteria bacterium:
CTGCCGGAGCACGCAGAGGAGGAGCAGCGCGGCCGAGGCGAGGCGCGTCGCGGCGCCGACGGAGGCGGGGAGCGCCCGCAGCTCGGCACCCGCCGCCGAGACCACCGTCGCCGCGGCGAGGTAGGCCAGAAAGCGCCCCAGGTTGTACCAGAGGAGCGTCCGCGCCCGCGCGGGGAGCTGCGCGAAACGCGCGCCGTCTGCCCCCCCCTCGGTCGTCACGAGATACGGGCCGAGCACGAGCGCGCAGGACCAGAAGCAGTGCGGTCCCGAGGCGAGGCCGAGTAAGAGGCCACCGAGGAAGGAGGGTGTCGCGCCCACGCTCACCTCGTCCGCGGCCGGACGGCCGGCGGCATGGAGAGCGGCGTCCGCCCATCGCGCGCGCGCGCCTCGATGGGGGCCCCGCGCTTGATGTAGTAGTGCGCCACCATCCGGTTCGGCGCGGTGTGGAGCGGCGTCATCCCGTCCACGTCCTGCGCGTCGAGTCGGGCCCCTCGACGCAGCAGGAGCTCCGCCACCGCCTCGGTGCTCGCCTCGTGGAGCGGCGTCATGAGAAACCGGTTCCGCGCCTGCACGCTCGCATCCCGCGACAAGAGGAGCGACACCACCTCGCGCCTCCCCTTGCGCGCCGCCCAGTGGAGCGGCGTCATGCCCGCCTCGTCCCGCGCCTCGAGGGGCGCACCCCGTCGGAGCAGCAGGTCCGCCACGGCAGCCTGCCCGTGGATCGCGGCGTAGTGGAGCGGGGTGA
This window contains:
- a CDS encoding ankyrin repeat domain-containing protein yields the protein MSTRVAAGVVGALAWVLAWVGCATRPAEVAEEAPALHRAAARGELAPLREAETRALGAGGPHGFTPLHYAAIHGQAAVADLLLRRGAPLEARDEAGMTPLHWAARKGRREVVSLLLSRDASVQARNRFLMTPLHEASTEAVAELLLRRGARLDAQDVDGMTPLHTAPNRMVAHYYIKRGAPIEARARDGRTPLSMPPAVRPRTR